The Deltaproteobacteria bacterium genome includes the window GCCGGTGAGCAGGCCGCTGCGGTCACGCACGCTATCCAGAAACGCTTGCGTATCGATCTCGCGGTGTAGGCGCGTGGCACACTCGCTCAGCACCGGCCGGATCTCGTCTTCACGTGCCGATCGGCGGTCGCACTCGCCGTGCATCCACAGCGCCAGCGGTTGCAAGAACTCTCGCGCTTCCTTGGCCCGGAGCCCAGTGTCGAGTCGCCTGGCCTTGTCCCAGTGCTCCAGCAGCATGTCGACGCACTTCTCGTACAACTCGACGCGCTTGTCCGGCAGATCCCCGCCTTGATAGCGCACCAGCGCGATGAGCTGCAGAAGCATGGGGTTGACCGCCAGCCGCCGCAACGCCTCGTAGTCCCAGATGCGCTCCGCAAGTGTGCTGGCCTCACGCTCGGCTTGCTCCAAAACGGCCGCGGACCCGTCTTTCAGAAAGGAATAGACGACGCGGTACCAGCGTCGCAGGAAGTCATCCACCTCTTGCCTCCGCAACGGCGCAACGTCTAGCTGGAGATGCGGTGCCTGCAACGGGGCAGCGCGATACCCGGCGAAGCGCGAGGTGACCACGATGCGATTGTCCGGATAGCGCTCGGCGAGCCGCTCGATCCACCGCGACACCTCGATCCGCTGATCGCGGTTGGCAACCTCGTCCAGGCCGTCGCACAGGAGCAAACAGCGGCCGTCGGTCAGCGCGGGTGCAAAGAAACGCGGCGGGAAGTCCTTGATCGCGGGATCGCTCGCCGCCTGCAGCGCTGGGGCAAAGTCGTCGTCGACCCGCACGTTGCGCAACGGCACGAAGACCGGCAAGGTGTCGGCACCGAGACCCAGCTCGCCCTGCCGGCCACCGGCGCAGAGGAGAGCGAGATGCTTGAGCAGCGTCGTCTTCCCCGATCCCGGATGACCGAGCACCGCGACCAGGTGCAGGTCGCGTTCGAGAGCGAACTGCCAGGCAGACGAAAAATCACGCGCCTCGCCGCTTGCTTCCGTCAGCGCGGCCCGCTCGGTGGCGCGATCGAGCATCGCGATGGTGGTACGAATCGGCACCAAGACCTTGTCGAGATCGATCGGCATGGTCAGCGCGGTTGGGAATCCGGCCAGTGAGAGATGGCGGTGTTTGTCGACCAGCTTCAGGTACTCGGCGCGCAAGTCCGCCCGCTCGCCGCCGAACGGCGCCGCCACCGTCGCGCCGAAGCGTTGCGCGCACCATTGCACGAGCAGCTCGCGCAACGTGCGCTCGAACGCTCCGACCTCCTCGTACGTCGTGACGAACCAGGCCGGCTCGCGATCGGGCGCCTCATACCGGGCGCGGAAGTTGGTGACCTTCTTCCACTGCTCCAGCCCGTCCGGAGTCCGCAGCGGCTTCGGATCCGGCCGTGCGTTGGAGAAGAACATCCAGATCGTGGGACGATCCCCAGTCTCCTTGCGGGTCGCTTCGGCGACGTTGAACTCTTCCTCGGTGCCCGACTCGGCCACGCTGGTCGGCGTGCCGAATCGGGACCACAGGATGCCGACGAAGATGTCGCAATCCCGAACGTGTTGGTTGATGGCCGCCTGCGGGCGCACACCGTCCTTGAGCGCGTGGGTCTCCCAGCGGACCGCATCGAGTACGAACCCTTGCGACTCGCCCATACGCCGGCTCACCGCGAGGACGGCACTTTCGGCGATTGCTCTCTCGTTGGTCACGTCGCCAGGCGAGGCGATGAAGACGCGAATCTTTGTCACTTCGGAAGACATGAGGGCCTCACCACCCACCCGGCCGGGGGATTCGGCGTGGGCCTACTACCGCCGGCCGGGCTACCGCCGCTGTTTGGCCGTGCCCTTCCATCGGAGGCACGGCATCACCTCTGCCGTCGCGGCGGCACTGGCTGGGGCATAGCCGGGATAACGACCAAATCGAATGCGCGCCCGTCAGCCAGGCGCACGGCGCTGAAGTGGCGAACGTCGCGTGTCGCGAGGCGTCGAAGGTCAAGCTCGTCCGCAAGTGCAACAATGGTCGCGTCAACCAGCCCGAGCTGCAGGTCGGCATATGCGGCGTCGATGGCGATGGCACGGCTGAGCTGCGCGTCTGTCGGGGGGGCGTAGATGAACGCGCCGCGGCGGATGTCAGCAATCAGGCTGCGCATGGCCTGGCGTTCTGCGCGCAGGAAGTAGTCGATCTCCGCGAGCACGAGCCCCGGAATGTAGCGAGCGCGGGCCGCATCTATCGCCGCACGGAAAACCCGGTGATCGGGAGCAGACTCGACCAGGTAGTCGACGAGCGCTCCCGTATCGCAGATGACCGCCGGCTGGCTCAACGTTCAAGGTCCCGAAACAGCTCGCTCTCGTCGGCGCATTCTCGCAGGCGTCCCTTGATGACGCCAGCGGAGCGCGGCCGCGGATGCTCGCGGAACTGCTCCAGCGCCCGCCGCAGCTGTCGGCGGACGAACTGGGATCGGGAGATGCCCTGCTCGCGCGCCGCCCGATCGAGTAGCCGCGTGGTCTCGGCATCCAGGGTGATCGTCGTGACAGGCTTCGCTCGCGAGAGTGTCATGGTCGCACTATACCCTCGCACCCGAGGGAGTTGCAAAGCTGCCGTTCGCTCATCCGATGACCGGCGCCTTCCTGAACACTCGCCACCGTTTCCGAGCCGCCTCCCGTCCAACCTTCTGCGCCGGCCGCTTCTATGTTGTAACCGCGGTGCAAGACCCGAGACACGGCCGGTACAGCCGGCCCTACTTCTTTGGACCTTGGACTTTGGACTGCGGCCAAGGAGTAAAGGGGCCAAGCCACACCCGACTGGTCACTGGTCACTGGTCACTGACCACTCGTCACTGCTTCCGGGTCGATACCGCGAATTCCACGAGCCGCTTGCGAGCACCTCTAGCTCCGGCTGGTCAGCGCTTCGTAGCACCCGGCCTGCTTTAAGATGGGAGCGAGCGCCGACTTGTCCGCCACGGCGGCGTAGCGGGCGCGCAAGGCGGCCAGCGACTTGGCGTGGTATTTCTGCGTCTCCTGCGTGTACGGCTTGCCGGCTAGGGTCATCGAGAACTCCTTCTGCCCCGCCGCCAGAGCTTGCGCGTTGGCAATCGTCCACGGCAGGAAGATGGCACCGATCTCATCACGGAGCAGCGGCATCAGGGTCGGTGCCAGCGCCGCCCACGGCTCGAATTGGCCTTCGTTGCTGGGATCGAGCATGCGCCGGGCCCAAGCCAGAACGTTGGGCGCCTTCTGCTGCATGAGCGCGGCCGGCGTCGGGTCGGTGGAGCACTGGTAGAGTTGCGCGTACAGTCCGAAGTCACCGAAAGCGGGCCGGCCGCCGAAGAGATACGGGCGCCGCTCCAGGTGGGCGTCGAGAATGGCGAGCTGGCGCAAGAACGAGCCCTCAATCTGTTCTTTGGTTTCGGCACATGAGCCGACGAACTTCAGCCGCGGAATCATTCGCCCCTTGATCATTTCAACGGCGCCGATCAGCTCGTCTTCCGGCAACTCCGGCATCATGCTGCGGGCGAGGCGCTGCGCGGCCGACTGCTGATCGGGCTCATACCACCAGCGGTAATGGAACATCGGCTTGTTGCCCCACTCGTCGCCGTACTCCTCGATCAGCGCCGAGATGAACGCCGGCGCGGGGTCGGCGGGATGGATCGACGACTCGGGATGGAGCGCCTCGAAGTGCTCGATGATCGGAGTCGAGTCCTGCAGGCCCTGGCCCTCAGGCGTGACCACCAGCGGGATCAGCGGCAGCTTGGCGTAGCGGCGAAACTCCTCCTCGGTGGCGGGGTTGCGAATCAACCACTGGTGCGCGATGCGCTTGTAGCGGAAGTAGGAGCGGACCTTCACCGAGTAGGGCGACAGCTCGTTACCGAAGATGCGGTGGACGTTGGACATGATACGGCCTCCTTTCGCGCCGGCGTCTGACTCGGCGTAGCTGGTTTCGGCCGTGGAGTCGATGCCACGCTGGGGTTACAGCGCCGACGGCGGCGCAAGATCTTCGTTGACATAGCTTGCACCCTCTCGCTAAGGACAGTGGCGACATCGCCCCCGGGCGCCGCCCGACACAGGAGCCGCTATGAACTTCGACTTCTCCGATGACCAGAAACTGCTGCAGAAGACTGCCCGCGAGTATCTGAGCGAGCACGCGCCGCTGAGCCTGTGCCGGGCGGTGTTGGAGTCGGCGGCGCCGTACTCGGAGACGCTGTGGCAAGGGGTGGCGCAAATGGGCTGGCTGGGCACGGCGATTCCCGAGGAATACGGCGGTGCCGGCTTCGGGCGCTTGGAGCTGGCTGTGCTGGCTGAAGAGGTAGGGCGTGCCTTGGCGCCGATTCCGTTCTCGTCGAGCATCTACTTGGCGGCGGAAGCGTTGCTGCTGGCGGGGTCACCGGCACAGAAACAGACCTACCTTCCAAAACTCGCCAGCGGTGAGTGGGCCGCCACCTTCGCCCATGCCGAGCAACCGGGTGAGTGCGGTGCCGCGGCCATCACCACCAAGTTCGCCGGCGGCAAACTCACCGGCAGCAAGGTCCCAGTGCTCGACGGCGCGGCTGCCCGCTTCGCCGTGGTTACGGCCACCGGCAACACTGGCGTGGTGCTGGCGTTGGTTGACCTGACCGCGACCGGGGTCGAGCGCACCGCCGTTCGTTCGATCGATCCCAGCCGCTCCCTGGCCGGCATTCGCTTCAACGCCGCGCCCGCCGAGCTGCTCGGCGATGTCGGCGCGGGTTGGAGCACGGTGCAGGCGGTGCTCGACCGCGCGGCGGTGTTGATGGCGTTCGAGCAACTCGGTGGGGCCGAGCGCGCCTTCGAGATCACGCGCGAGTACTGCTTAAGCCGCTACGCCTTCGGCCGCCCGATCGCTTCGTTCCAGGCGCTCAAGCATCGGCTGGCTGACCTCTACGTCGAGATCGAGTTGGCGCGCTCGAATGCCTATTATGGCGCCTGGGCGCTGAGCAACGACCGCCCCGAGTTGGCGGTAGCCGCGTGCGGCGCGCGTGCCGCCGCCAGCGAAGCCTTCGAGCTGGCCAGCGCCGAGATGATCCAGTTGCACGGCGGCGTCGGCTACACCTGGGAGTTCGACTGCCACCTGTTCTATCGCCGCGCCAAGCTGCTCGGCGTCGCGCTCGGCAGCGCGCACCATTGGCGCGAACAACTCATGGAACGATTGGGGGCGTGATTTGGGAGGTCAACAACGGATTCAACGGCACGTGCATCACTGCCGGAATCAAGAATCCGTTCAATCCTTTAATCGGTTGTATTCTTTGTCCCGCATGAAGGAGTGACTGATGGATTTCAATGATACTTCGGAAGAAGCCGCTTTCAGGGCCGAGGCCCGGGCCTGGCTCGAGGCCAACGCCGAACGTCTGAAAGCCGGAGAGCGCGCCCCGGGCCTGGCCGAGGGACGGGCCGATCAGGAGTTGATTCAGCGCTCTCAGCAGTGGCAGGCAAAGAAGGCCGACGCCGGCTGGGCCTGCATCACCTGGCCGAAGGAGTACGGCGGCCGTGGCGCCAGCGCCATCCAGAGTGTGATCTGGAACCAGGAAGAGAGCCACTACAAGATTCCACCGAACATCTTCGGCATCGGTCAGGGCATGCTCGGGCCGACGATCATGGTGCACGGCAGTAGCGAACAGAAGCAACGCTATCTGCGGCCGATGCTGCGCGGGGACGAGATCTGGTGCCAGCTCTTCAGCGAGCCCGGTGCGGGCTCGGACTTGGGCGGCTTGCGCACCAGCGCGGTGCGCGAAGGTGACCAGTGGGTGATCAACGGCCAGAAGATCTGGACCACCGGTGCCCAATATTGCCGCTGGGGCATGATCCTGTGCCGCACCGATCCCGGCGCGGAGAAGCACAAGGGCATCACCTACTTCATCGTCGACATGAAGTCTCCCGGCATCGACATCCGACCGATCAAGCAGATCAACGGGCTGTCGGGTTTCAATGAGGTGTTCTTCACCGACGTGCGCGTATCTGACGACAATCGCGTCGGGGCGGTGAACGAGGGCTGGCGCGGGGCGCTGACCACGCTGATGAACGAGCGCCACTCGATCGGTGGTGGTGCCGGTGGGCCGGACTTCGGCGATCTGCTGCAGCTGGCGAAGGAAACCTTGTGGGAAGGCCGGCCGGCATTTGCCGACAGCGCCGTGCGCCAGCGGCTGGCGCGCTTCTACATTCGGCTCAAGGGACTGCAGTATACCGGCTATCGTACCCAGACCGCGCTGTCCCGCGGCGCAATCCCCGGGCCGGAGAGTTCTATCGGCAAGCTGGTCGGGGCCCCGCTGCGGCAAGAGATGGCGAGCTTCGCCGTCGACCTGCAAGGTGCCGCCGGTGTGGCGATGGATGGTGCCGCCAGTGCCGATGACGGCCTGTGGCAGTTGATGTACCTGGCCACGCCCGGGCTGCGCCTGGCGGGCGGCACGGACGAGATTCTGCGCAACATCATCGCCGAACGCGTCCTCGGCCTGCCCCCCGAGATCCGCGCCGACAAAGGTATGGCCTTCAAGGACGTGCCAACCGGTCCGAAGAACACCTGAACGCAGCGGCCGGCGGAAGTTGATTCGCGCCGTTGACATGGCCTTGCCAGGCTGCGGGTGACGCGCCCGCTCGGCCCACCGGTAGTCAGGGGCGCGGGTGTTCGCCTCGGCCTTGGCTCGATCCTCGTTGCGGTGTTGATCTTCTAGCGTATTTTGAGGTCGTGTAGGGCAGGTTCTCCATGGCGCGTTTTCTGACCAACCGGAATTTTCTCGCCACCCACGGCGAACGCTACCGCGCGCTATGCGCGCACGGCGGGTATGACGCCGAGCCGATTACGCTGCCCGACGACCCCACGGTGCGGCTCGACCCGGCGGAACTGACCGAGATCGAAATCGCCTGCTGCACGGATGACTTCGAGGCGGATCCGAGCTTTACCCGGCGCTTCCTGGGTAGCGCGTTGCGCGCGCCGAATCTGCGCTGGCTGCAACTCCCCAATGCCGGCATCGATCACCCGGTCTTCGGCCAGCTGCTGGCGCAAGGCGTCACGCTGACCACAGCTTCCGGTGTTACGGCCGAGCCCATCGCCCAGACTGCCATCGGCGGCTTGCTCGCGTTGGCCCGCGGCTTTCCACGCTGGGAGGAGGCGCGGCGCCGTCACCAGTGGCTGCCCCACCCTAGTGGTCAGCTGCCGCGTGATCTGCGCGGGCAGACTATGGTCATCGTCGGCGTCGGCGCCATCGGCAACCAGATCGGCCGACTGGCGCAAGCGCTCGGGCTGCACGTGATCGGAGTGCGCCACCGAGCACGTACGCTCGCCGATCATGTTGACGAAATGCATCCGCCCTCGGCCCTGGCCGCGCTGCTGCCGCGAGCCGACTGGCTGGTGCTGGCCTGCCCGCTGACGGATCGGACGCGCGGCTTGGTCGGTGCCGCTGCGCTGGCGCTTCTGCCCGTAGGTGCGTACCTCATCAACGTTGCCCGCGGGCAGATCATTGATGAAGCGGCGCTGGTGGCCGCCTTGCAAAGCGGCCGGCTGAGCGGTGCCTACCTCGACGTGTTCGCGGTCGAGCCCTTACCCGAGGACTCGCCGCTGTGGGAGCTGCCGCAGGTGATCATCTCGCCACACGACTCGGCC containing:
- a CDS encoding SUMF1/EgtB/PvdO family nonheme iron enzyme, giving the protein MSSEVTKIRVFIASPGDVTNERAIAESAVLAVSRRMGESQGFVLDAVRWETHALKDGVRPQAAINQHVRDCDIFVGILWSRFGTPTSVAESGTEEEFNVAEATRKETGDRPTIWMFFSNARPDPKPLRTPDGLEQWKKVTNFRARYEAPDREPAWFVTTYEEVGAFERTLRELLVQWCAQRFGATVAAPFGGERADLRAEYLKLVDKHRHLSLAGFPTALTMPIDLDKVLVPIRTTIAMLDRATERAALTEASGEARDFSSAWQFALERDLHLVAVLGHPGSGKTTLLKHLALLCAGGRQGELGLGADTLPVFVPLRNVRVDDDFAPALQAASDPAIKDFPPRFFAPALTDGRCLLLCDGLDEVANRDQRIEVSRWIERLAERYPDNRIVVTSRFAGYRAAPLQAPHLQLDVAPLRRQEVDDFLRRWYRVVYSFLKDGSAAVLEQAEREASTLAERIWDYEALRRLAVNPMLLQLIALVRYQGGDLPDKRVELYEKCVDMLLEHWDKARRLDTGLRAKEAREFLQPLALWMHGECDRRSAREDEIRPVLSECATRLHREIDTQAFLDSVRDRSGLLTGYGTDEYGFLHLSFQEYLAAEEIRNQRRFEVLIDHYDESWWREVTRLFAGLHNPSFFSDLMRAVAAAGKLRGHESFTAECIRDAQGLSAEPFVEAARPLTGWRRFTARLRGVDVAAHRYAALLALRAMPRHTIEAVADRLEEIARRDPSLRPLIAGILSAEGVAREVSGAPVDQVTGLPLQRTNPTDGTDLVFIPAGPFLAGGSPTERSIDAPFYLARYLVTNAQYAQFLNAKPHAKKPASWDDERFNQPQQPVVGVNWHDAQAYCQWAGLRLPTEWEWEKGARGTDGRRYPWGEDDPDPSRAVFGNPSGQPAPVGSCRAGASPYGLMDMAGNVWEWTDSWYDNDKDTKTLRGGSFDDDADVLRAACRIGNHPDDRFRSIGFRCAQDPEAVTSGQ
- a CDS encoding PIN domain-containing protein yields the protein MSQPAVICDTGALVDYLVESAPDHRVFRAAIDAARARYIPGLVLAEIDYFLRAERQAMRSLIADIRRGAFIYAPPTDAQLSRAIAIDAAYADLQLGLVDATIVALADELDLRRLATRDVRHFSAVRLADGRAFDLVVIPAMPQPVPPRRQR
- a CDS encoding ribbon-helix-helix protein, CopG family, encoding MTLSRAKPVTTITLDAETTRLLDRAAREQGISRSQFVRRQLRRALEQFREHPRPRSAGVIKGRLRECADESELFRDLER
- a CDS encoding glutathione S-transferase family protein: MSNVHRIFGNELSPYSVKVRSYFRYKRIAHQWLIRNPATEEEFRRYAKLPLIPLVVTPEGQGLQDSTPIIEHFEALHPESSIHPADPAPAFISALIEEYGDEWGNKPMFHYRWWYEPDQQSAAQRLARSMMPELPEDELIGAVEMIKGRMIPRLKFVGSCAETKEQIEGSFLRQLAILDAHLERRPYLFGGRPAFGDFGLYAQLYQCSTDPTPAALMQQKAPNVLAWARRMLDPSNEGQFEPWAALAPTLMPLLRDEIGAIFLPWTIANAQALAAGQKEFSMTLAGKPYTQETQKYHAKSLAALRARYAAVADKSALAPILKQAGCYEALTSRS
- a CDS encoding acyl-CoA/acyl-ACP dehydrogenase: MNFDFSDDQKLLQKTAREYLSEHAPLSLCRAVLESAAPYSETLWQGVAQMGWLGTAIPEEYGGAGFGRLELAVLAEEVGRALAPIPFSSSIYLAAEALLLAGSPAQKQTYLPKLASGEWAATFAHAEQPGECGAAAITTKFAGGKLTGSKVPVLDGAAARFAVVTATGNTGVVLALVDLTATGVERTAVRSIDPSRSLAGIRFNAAPAELLGDVGAGWSTVQAVLDRAAVLMAFEQLGGAERAFEITREYCLSRYAFGRPIASFQALKHRLADLYVEIELARSNAYYGAWALSNDRPELAVAACGARAAASEAFELASAEMIQLHGGVGYTWEFDCHLFYRRAKLLGVALGSAHHWREQLMERLGA
- a CDS encoding acyl-CoA dehydrogenase family protein; the encoded protein is MDFNDTSEEAAFRAEARAWLEANAERLKAGERAPGLAEGRADQELIQRSQQWQAKKADAGWACITWPKEYGGRGASAIQSVIWNQEESHYKIPPNIFGIGQGMLGPTIMVHGSSEQKQRYLRPMLRGDEIWCQLFSEPGAGSDLGGLRTSAVREGDQWVINGQKIWTTGAQYCRWGMILCRTDPGAEKHKGITYFIVDMKSPGIDIRPIKQINGLSGFNEVFFTDVRVSDDNRVGAVNEGWRGALTTLMNERHSIGGGAGGPDFGDLLQLAKETLWEGRPAFADSAVRQRLARFYIRLKGLQYTGYRTQTALSRGAIPGPESSIGKLVGAPLRQEMASFAVDLQGAAGVAMDGAASADDGLWQLMYLATPGLRLAGGTDEILRNIIAERVLGLPPEIRADKGMAFKDVPTGPKNT
- a CDS encoding D-2-hydroxyacid dehydrogenase, translated to MARFLTNRNFLATHGERYRALCAHGGYDAEPITLPDDPTVRLDPAELTEIEIACCTDDFEADPSFTRRFLGSALRAPNLRWLQLPNAGIDHPVFGQLLAQGVTLTTASGVTAEPIAQTAIGGLLALARGFPRWEEARRRHQWLPHPSGQLPRDLRGQTMVIVGVGAIGNQIGRLAQALGLHVIGVRHRARTLADHVDEMHPPSALAALLPRADWLVLACPLTDRTRGLVGAAALALLPVGAYLINVARGQIIDEAALVAALQSGRLSGAYLDVFAVEPLPEDSPLWELPQVIISPHDSAAASGNAARIAELFLRNLRHWLQHEPLENAVAAPG